From a region of the Caldisericaceae bacterium genome:
- a CDS encoding prepilin-type N-terminal cleavage/methylation domain-containing protein, translating to MNLIIRKKGFTLLELLIVIVIVAVFLSLVLPFASDLAGKRHIENATIQFQQDLLLLQNLSITHGTNDKFKITFLDNYSYKFKKMKTLQTLLLGIFPWT from the coding sequence ATGAATTTAATAATCCGTAAAAAGGGATTTACTCTATTAGAACTTCTTATAGTGATAGTAATCGTTGCAGTATTTTTGAGTTTGGTTTTGCCATTTGCTTCAGATTTAGCAGGTAAGCGACATATTGAAAATGCAACTATACAGTTCCAACAAGATTTACTACTATTACAGAATCTTTCTATTACTCATGGCACAAACGATAAATTCAAAATCACTTTCCTTGATAATTATTCCTATAAGTTCAAGAAGATGAAAACATTACAAACGTTGTTATTAGGAATCTTCCCTTGGACATAG
- a CDS encoding prepilin-type N-terminal cleavage/methylation domain-containing protein — translation MGVFKKRHSAFTLLELIVVITIIIFFTTIGVPVLSNVLVDYALYNASVQLQEDILLIQNLAITNSSDSVARFRIRFYPSQNRYIIEASEEANLVLGKGKLIERKLPPNIGFPMAFGKNVPESVVFGINSTPPNLYIDLSFNNVGNPFQGGGHINLVTKNFNKQISIVVSVIGRTRIEWIKK, via the coding sequence ATGGGTGTTTTTAAGAAAAGACATAGTGCATTTACTCTTTTAGAGTTAATAGTTGTTATTACAATAATTATATTCTTTACAACAATTGGTGTTCCAGTTTTATCAAACGTTCTTGTTGACTATGCACTTTACAATGCTTCAGTTCAGCTTCAGGAGGATATATTGCTCATCCAAAATCTTGCAATCACAAATAGTTCCGACAGTGTAGCACGTTTTAGAATAAGATTTTACCCAAGTCAAAATAGGTATATTATTGAGGCAAGTGAGGAAGCAAATTTAGTATTGGGTAAAGGAAAGTTAATTGAGAGAAAACTTCCTCCAAATATAGGTTTTCCTATGGCTTTTGGCAAAAATGTTCCAGAATCTGTTGTTTTTGGAATAAATAGTACGCCTCCCAACTTATATATTGATTTGAGTTTTAACAACGTAGGTAACCCATTTCAAGGCGGTGGGCATATTAATTTAGTTACAAAAAACTTTAATAAACAAATCTCTATCGTAGTTTCTGTAATTGGAAGAACACGTATTGAATGGATAAAAAAGTGA
- a CDS encoding bifunctional alpha,alpha-trehalose-phosphate synthase (UDP-forming)/trehalose-phosphatase has protein sequence MKLVIVSNRLPVHLTEEKEKKIFKQSPGGLVQGLSSSIGTILEITNSKEFYWVGWPGETVSLEEQESVKNYLFENFNAIPVFLTKEEMDDFYLGFCNTSLWPIFHSFTSYAKFFNEQFNSYIEVNKKFASTLVNILEKDDIVWMHDYHLMLLPYFLKKNNTSVKVGFFLHIPFPSYEIFIQIPKKMREKILEGLLNADLIGFHTHRYRENFIKTVRNSLPIEEDGGTIIYNDRVSRTGVFPISIDFDRYANAKDNPKVKENLQKLKGEIYGKKVVLSIDRLDYSKGIVNKLRAIERFLEKYPEFQKNIIFIVVVVPSRIGVDKYNETKEYIEYLIGKINGKFGEIGWVPINYLFKNLPFEELVPLYIIGDVLLVTSLADGMNLVSKEFLATSKDGVLILSELTGAAEDLRDAMIISPNDIEDIADKLKIALQTDKKTQLENNRNAIEYLKKYDIKKWTTSFLTELSQTVNFNPIYLNSEEKENIIENFVKAQKKALILDYDGTLVPFSNLREKTFPGKDLVELLKDFVKNDTYIAISSGRRKESLEQFFKNFPITLIAEHGAFVKEPNTDWKEAFDWVDTSFKEKIIDILNLYKDRVPGAEIEEKQFSVVFHYRNAKKEIALPASRELYDILVQLTANTNALVLKINNGIEIKPQEINKGIFVSQVAKRGYDFILFAGDDSVDEEAFKVSNKYGYSIRVGKTNYTNAKYYVNSTEELVSFLKVLLNSISKKEKGSYIKNLIKRLLKLT, from the coding sequence ATGAAACTTGTTATTGTTTCAAATAGATTACCTGTTCACTTAACAGAGGAAAAGGAAAAAAAGATTTTTAAGCAAAGTCCTGGTGGGCTTGTGCAAGGTTTAAGCTCCTCTATTGGAACAATTCTAGAAATTACTAATTCAAAAGAATTCTACTGGGTAGGATGGCCTGGTGAAACAGTTTCTTTAGAAGAACAAGAGAGTGTAAAAAACTACCTATTTGAAAATTTTAATGCAATTCCTGTTTTCTTAACAAAAGAAGAAATGGACGATTTTTATTTAGGTTTTTGCAATACTTCTCTTTGGCCAATATTCCACTCATTTACATCGTATGCAAAATTCTTTAACGAGCAATTTAATTCTTATATAGAAGTCAATAAAAAGTTTGCATCCACTCTTGTCAATATTTTAGAAAAAGACGACATTGTATGGATGCATGATTACCATTTAATGCTATTGCCATACTTTCTAAAAAAGAATAACACTTCAGTAAAAGTAGGTTTCTTTTTACACATTCCTTTTCCTTCGTACGAGATATTTATTCAAATCCCAAAGAAAATGAGAGAAAAAATCCTTGAAGGGCTCCTTAATGCAGATCTAATAGGGTTCCACACCCATAGATACCGTGAAAATTTTATTAAGACAGTTAGGAATAGTTTACCTATTGAAGAAGATGGAGGCACAATAATTTACAACGATAGAGTAAGCCGCACAGGTGTTTTCCCAATAAGTATTGATTTTGATAGATATGCAAACGCTAAAGACAATCCAAAGGTGAAAGAAAATTTACAAAAGCTAAAAGGGGAGATCTATGGTAAAAAGGTAGTGTTATCTATCGATAGACTCGATTACTCAAAAGGCATAGTCAATAAACTACGTGCAATTGAAAGATTCTTAGAAAAATACCCCGAATTTCAAAAAAACATTATATTCATTGTAGTTGTTGTTCCATCAAGAATTGGTGTAGATAAATACAATGAAACAAAAGAATACATCGAATATTTAATTGGAAAAATAAACGGCAAATTCGGAGAAATTGGATGGGTTCCTATAAACTATCTTTTTAAGAATTTGCCTTTTGAAGAACTTGTGCCACTTTATATCATTGGTGACGTTTTGCTTGTAACGTCACTTGCAGACGGCATGAATCTTGTATCAAAAGAGTTCCTTGCAACTTCTAAAGATGGCGTTCTTATTTTAAGTGAATTAACAGGTGCAGCAGAAGACTTAAGAGATGCGATGATAATTAGCCCTAATGATATTGAAGATATTGCAGATAAATTAAAAATTGCATTACAAACCGATAAAAAAACTCAACTGGAGAATAACAGAAACGCAATTGAATATCTTAAAAAATACGATATAAAAAAGTGGACCACGAGTTTCCTCACAGAGTTATCACAAACAGTAAATTTTAATCCTATCTATTTAAACTCAGAAGAAAAGGAAAATATTATAGAAAATTTCGTCAAAGCCCAAAAGAAAGCCTTAATATTAGACTATGATGGAACCTTAGTTCCCTTTAGCAACTTAAGAGAGAAAACTTTTCCAGGTAAGGATTTAGTAGAACTATTAAAAGATTTTGTTAAAAATGATACCTATATTGCAATTTCAAGTGGAAGAAGAAAAGAAAGTTTAGAGCAATTTTTTAAAAACTTTCCTATTACATTAATTGCAGAGCATGGAGCATTTGTAAAAGAGCCGAACACGGATTGGAAAGAAGCTTTCGACTGGGTAGATACCTCATTTAAGGAAAAAATTATTGATATCCTAAATCTTTATAAAGACAGAGTGCCAGGTGCAGAGATAGAAGAAAAACAATTTTCAGTTGTCTTCCATTATAGAAATGCTAAAAAGGAAATTGCTCTTCCTGCTTCAAGAGAACTATACGACATTCTTGTTCAACTTACTGCTAACACAAACGCCCTTGTTTTAAAGATAAACAATGGAATTGAAATAAAACCACAAGAAATTAATAAGGGGATTTTTGTTTCTCAAGTTGCAAAAAGAGGATACGATTTTATTCTTTTTGCAGGTGACGATTCTGTAGATGAAGAAGCCTTCAAAGTCTCAAATAAATACGGTTATTCAATAAGAGTTGGTAAAACAAACTACACTAATGCTAAATACTATGTAAACTCAACTGAAGAACTCGTAAGTTTCCTAAAAGTTCTTTTAAATTCAATTTCAAAGAAAGAGAAAGGTTCCTATATAAAAAATTTAATTAAAAGACTACTAAAACTAACCTAA